A part of Saccharomyces cerevisiae S288C chromosome XIV, complete sequence genomic DNA contains:
- the INP52 gene encoding phosphatidylinositol-3-/phosphoinositide 5-phosphatase INP52 (Polyphosphatidylinositol phosphatase; dephosphorylates a number of phosphatidylinositol phosphates (PtdInsPs, PIPs) to PI; involved in endocytosis; hyperosmotic stress causes translocation to actin patches; synaptojanin-like protein with a Sac1 domain; INP52 has a paralog, INP53, that arose from the whole genome duplication): MKILLSKQQTRKIAIVSETHGLVFRPINSKNSRRSTCAVELVPKAELNGNGFRRLSNHEIYGFIGLIEIEGLMFIATITGKSKVAQPIPNKTVNKIYAVDFFCLNNSKWDFMDIDSSGYPIVTNDGDFAISSPPSISTHSSRSSLRSSSSRSLNAQEQAPKHPCHELRKLLSNGSFYYSTDFDLTCTLQKRGFTEHSLSFDDFDREFMWNSFLMDEIITYRDRLDVTAKELLDQRGFLTTVIRGFAETIFSYINRLKVGLTIISRQSWKRAGTRFNARGIDDDGHVANFVETEMIMYSSQYCYAFTQIRGSLPIFWEQDTSLISPKIQITRSVEATQPTFDEHFIRLFKKYGPVHIINLLSTKSSEIQLSRRYKEQLKNSEKMKIGRDVFLTSFDFHRETSQDGFAAASRIIPKIRNTILDAGYFSYDVKEGRLISEQDGVFRTNCLDCLDRTNLIQQTISLAVFKLFLEDFRLVKPSSFIDDNEFVQKVNALWADNGDQISQIYTGTNALKSSYSRKGKMSFSGALSDATKSVSRMYINNFVDKGKQQNIDTLLGKLPHQQVVELYDPICEYVNERLLESEEKFTTHSNINLFVGTFNVNGNSRRADLSKWLFPIGDKFKPDVVVLGLQEVIELTAGSILNADYTKSSFWETMVTDCLNQYEEKYLLLRVEQMSSLLILFFARSDRAYNIKEVGGSTKKTGFGGITGNKGAVAIRFDYGATSFCFVNTHLSAGASNIDERRNDYNNIYRNITFPRSKTIPHHDSLFWLGDLNYRITLTNDEVRRELRAQKDGYIDRLLQYDQLTQEINEGVVFQGFKEPTLQFRPTYKYDYGTDNYDTSEKARTPSWTDRIIYKGENLHPLAYSDAPLKISDHKPVYAAYRANVKFVDEKEKLNLVEKLYAEYKNTHPEALTTGPDELSHARMEKQKESIPLDATVQSAGIKLIDLDDTSSCVSPLLSGPSPQPSVVGPGGLSNVSPDKSKLNVLPPPPPTSRHNKEPSSKLLSPTKEISIVSVSPRKGESNLPALERHSTPKPLPPVPALSLSKPVSLQKSSSELQHAKETIDNGKIVPRPCPPIRRKSSTAPDEISTSTKNSGVSTTEDPEPAKASTKPEKPPVVKKPHYLSVAANKLNTSQEHSIKVSPSNSKSEEELPCKKKSKPKVPAKNPELEKLSVHPLKPCDPN; encoded by the coding sequence ATGAAAATACTCCTATCGAAACAGCAAACTAGAAAGATAGCAATAGTTTCAGAAACACATGGACTGGTATTTAGGCCAATAAACAGTAAGAACTCTCGCAGATCTACATGTGCCGTGGAATTGGTTCCGAAAGCTGAATTAAATGGTAATGGTTTCAGAAGACTATCTAACCATGAAATATACGGTTTTATTGGTCTCATAGAAATTGAAGGCCTTATGTTCATAGCAACCATAACAGGTAAATCTAAGGTGGCCCAGCCGATCCCAAACAAAACGGTTAACAAAATATATGCTgtggattttttttgcttaaATAATTCTAAATGGGATTTCATGGACATCGATTCATCCGGTTATCCGATTGTTACTAATGATGGAGATTTTGCAATAAGCTCGCCTCCTAGTATTTCCACACATTCTTCTAGATCATCGCTAcgttcttcttcctctagGAGTTTGAATGCTCAAGAACAAGCTCCCAAGCATCCATGTCATGAACTAAGAAAGCTATTATCAAATGGATCTTTTTATTACAGCACCGATTTTGATTTAACTTGTACATTGCAGAAACGTGGATTCACGGAACACTCTTTGagttttgatgattttgacCGGGAGTTTATGTGGAACTCGTTTCTTATGGACGAAATCATCACATACAGAGACAGACTAGATGTAACGGCCAAAGAACTATTGGATCAACGAGGATTCCTCACGACCGTAATCCGAGGGTTTGCTGAAACAATTTTTAGCTATATTAATAGGTTGAAAGTAGGACTTACCATTATTTCCAGGCAAAGTTGGAAAAGAGCAGGCACAAGGTTTAATGCACGTGGTATAGATGATGATGGCCATGTCGCAAATTTTGTTGAAACAGAAATGATTATGTACTCTTCTCAGTATTGTTATGCTTTCACGCAGATAAGAGGAAGCCTTCCAATTTTTTGGGAGCAGGATACATCTTTGATTAGTCCAAAGATTCAAATTACCAGATCTGTTGAAGCAACACAGCCCACGTTTGATGAACATTTTATAAGACTATTTAAGAAGTATGGGCCAGTTCATATAATCAACCTGCTGTCTACTAAATCTTCAGAAATTCAATTATCGAGGCGATACAAGGAacagttgaaaaattctgagaaaatgaaaatcgGTAGAGATGTGTTCCTAACAAGCTTTGATTTCCATAGAGAAACTTCGCAAGATGGGTTTGCAGCTGCAAGTAGGATTATCCCTAAAATAAGAAACACAATTTTGGACGCCGGTTACTTTTCATACGATGTAAAAGAAGGGCGATTAATATCCGAACAAGACGGTGTCTTTAGAACCAATTGCTTGGATTGTTTAGATAGAACAAATTTGATCCAACAGACGATTTCACTGGCCGTTTTCAAACTATTTTTGGAAGACTTCCGATTGGTAAAACCCAGTAGTTTCATCGACGATAATGAATTTGTGCAAAAGGTGAATGCTTTATGGGCCGACAACGGAGATCAGATATCACAAATTTACACTGGGACAAATGCTCTGAAATCGTCCTATTCAAGGAAAGGTAAAATGTCTTTTTCTGGCGCCCTTTCTGATGCGACGAAGTCCGTTAGTAGAATGTACATCAACAATTTTGTAGATAAAGGAAAACAGCAAAATATTGACACACTTTTGGGCAAACTACCGCACCAGCAAGTTGTTGAACTTTATGATCCAATCTGCGAATACGTCAATGAAAGGCTGTTAGAGTCAGAGGAAAAATTCACCACTCATTCTAACATAAATTTGTTTGTCGGTACATTCAATGTTAACGGAAACTCTCGAAGAGCAGATTTGTCAAAATGGTTATTTCCAATCGGCGATAAATTCAAACCTGATGTCGTTGTGTTAGGGTTGCAGGAAGTTATAGAGTTGACCGCAGGGTCTATCTTGAATGCAGATTATACGAAAAGTTCTTTTTGGGAAACTATGGTTACTGACTGTTTGAATCAAtacgaagaaaaatatcttttacTTAGAGTGGAACAGATGTCCTCTCTTTTGATACTATTTTTTGCAAGATCAGATAGAGCCTATAACATAAAAGAGGTAGGTGGGTCTACCAAAAAGACTGGGTTTGGTGGTATTACTGGAAACAAAGGTGCAGTAGCCATTAGATTCGATTATGGGGCAACTTCATTCTGTTTCGTTAATACACATTTATCAGCAGGTGCGAGTAACATTGACGAACGTCGCAATGACTACAACAATATCTACAGGAACATAACCTTTCCAAGATCAAAGACAATTCCACACCATGATTCGTTGTTTTGGTTGGGTGACCTTAACTACAGGATAACTTTGACAAATGATGAAGTTAGAAGAGAATTAAGGGCTCAAAAGGATGGCTATATTGATAGATTGCTTCAATATGATCAGTTGACTcaagaaataaatgaaGGAGTGGTATTTCAGGGCTTTAAAGAACCGACCCTCCAATTCCGTCCGACCTATAAATATGATTATGGCACAGATAATTATGATACTTCTGAAAAGGCGAGAACTCCGTCTTGGACTGATAGAATCATATATAAAGGTGAAAACCTGCATCCATTGGCATATTCGGACGCACCTTTAAAAATAAGCGATCATAAACCAGTTTATGCTGCATATAGGGCAAATGTGAAATTTGTTGACGAAAAAGAGAAGCTTAACCTAGTTGAGAAGCTGTATGCAGAATATAAGAATACGCATCCCGAAGCACTAACTACAGGTCCTGACGAACTTTCTCATGCAAGAatggaaaaacaaaaggaaagtaTACCCTTAGATGCAACCGTTCAATCAGCGGGCATAAAACTAATTGACCTAGATGATACTTCCTCGTGCGTTTCGCCTCTACTTTCTGGTCCCAGTCCCCAACCGTCTGTTGTTGGCCCTGGAGGACTCAGTAACGTATCACCCGATAAAAGTAAGCTCAATGTGCTTCCTCCGCCTCCTCCTACCTCGAGGCACAATAAGGAACCATCTTCTAAACTTCTTTCCCCTACCAAAGAGATTTCCATTGTCAGCGTATCGCCGCGTAAAGGTGAGAGCAATCTTCCTGCCTTAGAGAGACACAGTACACCCAAACCACTGCCGCCAGTGCCCGCTTTATCTTTATCTAAGCCAGTCTCTTTACAGAAAAGTTCTTCAGAATTACAGCATGCTAAAGAGACCATAGATAATGGGAAAATTGTTCCTCGACCTTGTCCTCCTATTAGAAGGAAGAGCAGTACTGCCCCGGACGAAATCTCTACATCTACCAAAAATTCAGGTGTGTCCACTACAGAAGATCCTGAGCCAGCAAAGGCCTCCACAAAACCTGAGAAGCCACCAGTTGTCAAAAAACCGCATTATTTAAGTGTTGCTGCTAACAAGCTTAACACCTCTCAAGAACACTCAATAAAAGTTTCCCCGTCGAATTCAAAATCTGAAGAGGAACTCCCTTGCAAGAAAAAGTCTAAACCAAAAGTTCCTGCGAAGAACCCTGAACTAGAGAAGCTAAGCGTTCATCCATTGAAGCCTTGCGACCCCAATTAA
- the LEU4 gene encoding 2-isopropylmalate synthase LEU4 (Alpha-isopropylmalate synthase (2-isopropylmalate synthase); the main isozyme responsible for the first step in the leucine biosynthesis pathway; LEU4 has a paralog, LEU9, that arose from the whole genome duplication), with protein sequence MVKESIIALAEHAASRASRVIPPVKLAYKNMLKDPSSKYKPFNAPKLSNRKWPDNRITRAPRWLSTDLRDGNQSLPDPMSVEQKKEYFHKLVNIGFKEIEVSFPSASQTDFDFTRYAVENAPDDVSIQCLVQSREHLIKRTVEALTGAKKATIHTYLATSDMFREIVFNMSREEAISKAVEATKLVRKLTKDDPSQQATRWSYEFSPECFSDTPGEFAVEICEAVKKAWEPTEENPIIFNLPATVEVASPNVYADQIEYFATHITEREKVCISTHCHNDRGCGVAATELGMLAGADRVEGCLFGNGERTGNVDLVTVAMNMYTQGVSPNLDFSDLTSVLDVVERCNKIPVSQRAPYGGDLVVCAFSGSHQDAIKKGFNLQNKKRAQGETQWRIPYLPLDPKDIGRDYEAVIRVNSQSGKGGAAWVILRSLGLDLPRNMQIEFSSAVQDHADSLGRELKSDEISKLFKEAYNYNDEQYQAISLVNYNVEKFGTERRVFTGQVKVGDQIVDIEGTGNGPISSLVDALSNLLNVRFAVANYTEHSLGSGSSTQAASYIHLSYRRNADNEKAYKWGVGVSEDVGDSSVRAIFATINNIIHSGDVSIPSLAEVEGKNAAASGSA encoded by the coding sequence ATGGTTAAAGAGAGTATTATTGCTCTTGCTGAGCATGCGGCCTCCAGAGCCTCAAGAGTTATTCCTCCAGTGAAGCTAGCCTATAAAAATATGCTTAAGGACCCTTCCTCCAAGTACAAGCCATTTAACGCTCCAAAGCTATCTAATAGAAAGTGGCCGGATAACCGGATCACGAGGGCTCCTCGTTGGTTATCAACAGATTTGAGAGATGGTAACCAATCTCTGCCGGATCCCATGTCAGTggaacaaaagaaagaatactTTCACAAGCTGGTCAATATTGGGTTCAAAGAAATCGAGGTTTCCTTCCCCTCTGCATCTCAAACAGATTTCGACTTCACTAGATATGCTGTAGAAAACGCCCCAGACGATGTTAGTATTCAATGTCTTGTCCAATCTAGAGAACACTTGATTAAGAGAACGGTGGAAGCATTAACAGGTGCTAAAAAGGCTACTATACATACTTACTTGGCAACAAGTGATATGTTCCGTGAAATTGTTTTTAATATGTCTAGAGAGGAAGCTATTTCCAAGGCAGTAGAGGCCACCAAACTAGTTAGGAAACTAACTAAGGATGACCCTTCCCAACAAGCCACTCGTTGGTCCTATGAGTTTTCCCCCGAATGTTTCAGTGATACTCCAGGTGAATTTGCTGTAGAAATTTGCGAAGCTGTTAAGAAGGCTTGGGAACCTACCGAGGAAAATCCAATCATTTTCAACTTACCTGCTACCGTAGAAGTTGCCTCTCCAAATGTTTATGCTGATCAGATTGAATACTTCGCTACCCATATTACTGAGCGTGAGAAGGTTTGCATCTCTACACATTGTCACAATGACCGTGGTTGCGGTGTCGCCGCCACAGAGTTAGGTATGCTTGCAGGTGCCGACCGTGTAGAAGGATGTCTCTTTGGTAATGGTGAACGTACAGGTAATGTGGACTTGGTTACTGTTGCTATGAATATGTATACCCAAGGTGTTTCTCCTAATTTGGATTTCTCTGACTTGACCTCTGTCCTAGATGTGGTTGAGCGTTGTAATAAGATCCCAGTATCGCAAAGAGCACCATACGGCGGTGACTTGGTCGTTTGTGCCTTTTCCGGTTCTCACCAAGACGCCATTAAGAAGGGTTTCAACTTACAAAACAAGAAGCGTGCTCAAGGTGAAACTCAATGGAGAATCCCATACTTGCCATTGGATCCAAAGGACATTGGCCGTGATTACGAAGCTGTCATCAGAGTCAACTCTCAGTCTGGTAAAGGTGGTGCCGCTTGGGTTATTTTGAGATCTTTGGGTTTGGATCTACCAAGAAACATGCaaatcgaattttctagCGCCGTTCAAGACCATGCTGACTCCTTGGGTAGAGAACTAAAATCAGATGAGATTTCCAAGTTATTCAAAGAGGCTTACAACTACAATGACGAACAGTACCAAGCTATTAGTTTAGTCAATTataatgttgaaaaattcggCACTGAACGTAGAGTGTTCACTGGTCAAGTCAAAGTAGGCGACCAGATCGTCGATATTGAAGGTACAGGTAATGGTCCAATCTCTTCTTTGGTCGACGCCCTATCAAACTTGTTGAACGTGAGATTTGCCGTAGCAAACTACACAGAGCATTCTCTAGGTTCTGGTTCTTCTACGCAAGCTGCTTCTTACATCCATCTATCGTATAGGCGTAATGCCGACAACGAAAAGGCCTACAAATGGGGTGTAGGTGTCTCCGAAGATGTCGGTGATTCTTCAGTGAGAGCCATCTTTGCCACCATTAACAATATTATCCATTCTGGTGATGTGTCCATTCCATCTTTGGCCGAGGTCGAAGGTAAGAATGCTGCGGCATCTGGCTCTGCATAA
- the MET4 gene encoding Met4p (Leucine-zipper transcriptional activator; regulates the sulfur amino acid pathway; requires different combinations of auxiliary factors Cbf1p, Met28p, Met31p and Met32p; specific involvement in sulfur starvation-induced autophagy with Gcn4p; feedforward loop exists in the regulation of genes controlled by Met4p and Met32p; ubiquitinated by SCF-Met30p, leading to either degradation or maintenance in an inactive state; regulates degradation of its DNA-binding cofactors by SCF-Met30p targeting) gives MKQEQSHEGDSYSTEFINLFGKDTATHPSSNNGANNNGMGSTNSLDQFVATASSSSSLVTSSENRRPLIGDVTNRGNTNLYDHAVTPEILLEQLAYVDNFIPSLDNEFSNVDWNVNTTHNNANNNGADTFSSINANPFDLDEQLAIELSAFADDSFIFPDEDKPSNNNNNSNNGNDDHSNHDVLHEDPSTNNRQRNPHFLTQRRNTFLTSQYDQSKSRFSSKNKRNGNNGETNNFGDNMQNNHPFEPNFMGSPSQFPADATNMTSIDHGGFTNVDITSTENNTTGDNGVDALSNLLHRTTHTPNRSSPLSNVTSAQNSSSQQRKHSESKVDSNSDNNSSNKAPNITVPDYSIIPTSVLVTLLPRVNVPNGAYNSLISAGFDNDQIDAIAAIMAYHHQKKIRENNSNNNKNINTNDSQEAPILKNINELLSVLIPPSPAETAAPTTLSTSPSFNEHGVVAEASFLSSILELGIKHPKSNNIHNQRQPSRNDHKISRESDGNNGNDNVHHNNAVIKSSTTRGDEIAKIRSEPTLNASSSDHKENSLKRSHSGDLKNKKVPVDRKYSDNEDDEYDDADLHGFEKKQLIKKELGDDDEDLLIQSKKSHQKKKLKEKELESSIHELTEIAASLQKRIHTLETENKLLKNLVLSSGETEGIKKAESLKKQIFEKVQKE, from the coding sequence ATGAAGCAGGAGCAGTCCCACGAAGGCGACTCATACAGCACGGAATTCATAAATCTCTTTGGCAAAGATACCGCAACACACCCTAGCAGCAACAACGGTGCtaataataatggcatGGGGAGCACGAACTCGTTGGACCAGTTTGTGGCAACAGCctcatcgtcatcttctCTGGTGACCAGCAGCGAGAATAGGCGCCCCCTAATAGGTGACGTTACCAATAGGGGCAACACTAACCTATATGACCACGCTGTCACGCCAGAAATACTCTTAGAACAGTTGGCCTACGTGGATAACTTCATACCATCTCTGGATAACGAGTTCTCTAATGTGGATTGGAATGTGaataccacccataataATGCAAACAATAATGGCGCGGACACTTTCAGCAGCATAAATGCAAATCCTTTTGACTTGGATGAACAACTAGCCATTGAGTTGAGTGCGTTTGCCGACGATTCTTTCATCTTCCCAGACGAGGATAAGCCGagcaataacaataacaacagCAATAATGGTAATGACGACCATAGCAACCACGACGTATTGCATGAGGACCCTTCTACCAATAATAGACAAAGAAATCCTCACTTCTTGACTCAAAGAAGGAATACTTTCCTAACTTCCCAATACGACCAATCAAAGTCTCGATTTTCGtccaaaaacaaaagaaatggcAATAACGGCGAAACAAACAACTTTGGCGACAATATGCAAAATAACCATCCTTTTGAGCCAAACTTTATGGGAAGCCCTTCTCAGTTTCCCGCTGACGCAACTAATATGACATCAATCGACCATGGCGGCTTCACAAATGTTGACATTACATCAACTGAGAACAATACTACCGGTGACAATGGAGTGGATGCGCTATCAAATCTACTACATAGGACAACACACACACCGAACCGCTCCTCCCCCCTAAGCAATGTCACTTCTGCTCAAAATTCCTCTTCACAACAACGAAAACATTCGGAAAGCAAAGTCGATAGTAACAGCGATAATAACAGCTCCAACAAAGCCCCCAATATAACTGTTCCTGACTATTCAATTATACCAACCTCTGTTTTAGTAACTCTATTACCGAGGGTCAACGTGCCCAACGGCGCATATAACTCGTTGATCAGCGCGGGATTTGACAATGATCAAATAGATGCTATAGCCGCAATAATGGCgtatcatcatcaaaaaaagattagGGAAAAtaacagtaataataataaaaacatCAACACCAATGACAGTCAAGAGGCACCCATTCTAAAAAACATCAACGAACTTTTAAGTGTCTTAATACCACCCTCTCCGGCTGAAACTGCTGCGCCAACTACCTTATCAACGTCGCCTTCGTTCAATGAGCACGGTGTAGTAGCAGAGGCTTCTTTTCTAAGCTCCATTTTGGAACTGGGCATAAAGCATCcaaaaagtaataatattcaCAATCAACGACAACCTTCACGAAACGATCATAAAATATCAAGAGAGAGTGACGGTAACAATGGAAACGATAATGTCCATCATAATAACGCTGTTATTAAGTCAAGTACGACGCGTGGAGACGAAATTGCCAAGATACGATCCGAGCCAACTTTAAATGCAAGTTCTTCTGATCACAAGGAAAATAGTTTAAAAAGATCACACTCCggagatttgaaaaataaaaaagtacCCGTCGACCGCAAGTATTCTGATaatgaagacgatgaatATGACGATGCAGATTTACACGgctttgaaaagaagcaaCTGATCAAGAAAGAGTTAGGGgacgacgatgaagatTTATTGATACAGTCGAAAAAAtctcatcaaaaaaaaaaactaaaggaaaaggagTTAGAATCATCGATACATGAACTGACCGAAATTGCAGCATCCTTACAAAAACGGATACATACGTTAGAAACGGAAAACAAGCTTTTAAAGAATTTAGTTCTGAGTAGCGGTGAAACGGaaggaataaaaaaagctgAAAGCTTAAAGAAGCAAATTTTTGAGAAGGTTcagaaagaataa